CCACGTGCCGCAGAGCGAGAGGCTGCGCACGCGCTTCGGGTGTCGGATGGCGAGCTCCTGCGCGATGGTGCCGCCCATGGAGTGGCCGACCACGTGCGCCCGCTTGATATCCAGGTGCTCGAGCACGGCGGCTGCGTCGTCGGCCATCTGCGACGTGGGGTACGATGCGGCGTCCGGCATGTCGGTTTCCCCAACTCCGCGGTTGTCGAAGGTGATGACGCGGTAATGGGGCGAGAAACCCTTGACCTGGAAGAGCCAGTTGGCCGACGGGGCCGACAGCCCGTTGATCAGCAGGACGGGGTCGCCCTCTCCGTGGGTATCGTAGTGGAAGCGGATGCCGTTGAGCGTGGCGTAGGGCATGGCGGCGGGCCCTTTGGACCCTCTCCCCTCAGGGGAGAGGGCCTGGGTGAGGGGTGGTCTCAGGTAACGACGGTGACCTTGATGGCTTCGGGCGAGCGGTGGGCGGCGAAGGCCTCCCCGATCCGCGCCAGCGGGAAGCGGTGGGTGACGAGCCTGTCCACCGTCACCGTGCCCGTGGAGAGGAGCCGGATGGCCTCGGGAAACTCCTGCTGGTAGATCATGGAGCCGATGATGCGCAGCTCGCGCCGGACGACCCCGAAGAAGTTCACCGTCGAGGCCTCGTGCGGGAGCCCGGTCAGCACTACGCGCCCGCCCGGATGACTTAGCTCGAGCGCCTGTTCGACCGCCACGCCCGTTCCGGCCGTCTCGATCACGAGGTCTACGCCCTCGCGCCCCGAGAAGGCGCGGGCCGCCTCGGTGGCGCCGCCTTCCCCGCTGGTGGTAAAGTCGTCGGCGCCCAGCGCCTTGGCCAGATGCTGGCGCTGCTCCGTCCGCCCGACCGCGAGCACGCGGAGCCCTTGCGCCTTGAGGACCTGGATGGCGAGGAGTCCCAGCGCGCCCACGCCGAGCACGGCGGCGGACTCGCCCCGCCTGGCTTCACCGCGCGCGACGGCGCGAACGACGACGGCCAGCGGCTCCGCCAGCATCAGCTGGTCGTCGCTGATCTCGGCCGGCGCCGGCCAGCAGCACCGCGCCGGCAGGCAGGCCTGCTCGGCGAAGCCTCCGTTGACGTCGATGCCGATGGCGGTGCGCGAGAGGCAGAGGTTGCGGTTGCCTTCGCGGCAGAGCGGGCAGACCCCGCAGGAGTAGTTGGGCTCGACCGCGACCTTCTGGCCGGGCTGGAGCGCCTGGACCTCGGAACCGACCGCGACCACCTCGCCGATGAACTCGTGCCCCATGATGAGCGGGTACTGCACGGCGCGGTCGCCGTTCCAGATGCGGTAGTCGGTGCCGCAGAGGCCCGAGGCGAACACCTGGACCACGGCCTCGCCGGCTCCCGGCGTGAGGAGGGCCCGCTTCTCCATCCGGATGTCACGGGGCCCGTGGAGCACGGCAGCGTGCATGGCGCCCATCCTACCGACTGTCCTCTCTCACGGCAAGGCGCAGCGGCGCTCAGGCCGCGCTGTGGCCACCATCGAGGAACACCGTCTGACCGGTCATGTAGTCGGAGGCCGACGAGGCCAGGTAGACGACGAGTGGACCGATCTCCTCGAGCCGTCCCGTGCGGCGCGCGGGCACATCCCGCAGCAGGCGCTCGCGCACCTTCGCGTCGTCGAAGGCCCGGCTGTTCATGTCGGTGACGAACCAGCC
The nucleotide sequence above comes from Candidatus Rokuibacteriota bacterium. Encoded proteins:
- a CDS encoding alcohol dehydrogenase catalytic domain-containing protein — its product is MHAAVLHGPRDIRMEKRALLTPGAGEAVVQVFASGLCGTDYRIWNGDRAVQYPLIMGHEFIGEVVAVGSEVQALQPGQKVAVEPNYSCGVCPLCREGNRNLCLSRTAIGIDVNGGFAEQACLPARCCWPAPAEISDDQLMLAEPLAVVVRAVARGEARRGESAAVLGVGALGLLAIQVLKAQGLRVLAVGRTEQRQHLAKALGADDFTTSGEGGATEAARAFSGREGVDLVIETAGTGVAVEQALELSHPGGRVVLTGLPHEASTVNFFGVVRRELRIIGSMIYQQEFPEAIRLLSTGTVTVDRLVTHRFPLARIGEAFAAHRSPEAIKVTVVT